CAAGGCCAAGCTGGGGTGACCCAAGTCGCATCATCCAGACCAGGAACGCGCGGATGCCGCAGATCAACATTCAGCACGCTCACGAGCTGACGCCCGACGAGGCGGTCGAGCGGCTGCAGCGGATCGTCGAGTTTGCCCGCGATGCGTATGGCTCGAAGATCGCCCACTGGGAAGAAAGCTGGGACGGCCACACCTGGAGCTACTCGATCACGGCCATGGGCTTTTCCAGCCGCGGCCGGGTGACTGTCGAGCCCAACCAGGTCTCGCTGCGTGGCGATCTGCCGCTGTCGCTGCTGTTGTTCCGCGGCCGGATCGAAT
This portion of the Pirellulales bacterium genome encodes:
- a CDS encoding polyhydroxyalkanoic acid system family protein codes for the protein MPQINIQHAHELTPDEAVERLQRIVEFARDAYGSKIAHWEESWDGHTWSYSITAMGFSSRGRVTVEPNQVSLRGDLPLSLLLFRGRIESTIREQLSRFLA